One Anser cygnoides isolate HZ-2024a breed goose chromosome 4, Taihu_goose_T2T_genome, whole genome shotgun sequence genomic region harbors:
- the FNIP2 gene encoding folliculin-interacting protein 2 isoform X5, with the protein MDFAVHAIATFGWSSMASGVCVLSHIPASWSSSEFDLKEIRLIVYQDCERRGRQVLFDSTAVRKIDEAVIQKMAEDAPVKTSVKNCQAGNGNNISSHSPSISCMQNIKEQIPKYQYTRPASDVNMLGEMMFGSVAMSYKGSTLKIHYIRSPPQLMISKVFSARVGSFSGSNNNLQDSFEYINQDSSLGKLSSNQNGLGTCRSGSNLGVLQLCSSKLLQGVSEGGPLRLIRSASFFAAHSTPVDMPSRGQNEDRDSGIARSASLSSLLVTPFPSPSSSSSSSSSYQRRWLRSQTTSLENGIIPRWSTEEMFSMADESCSSNPAMVRRKKIAISIIFSLPEKEEAQRNFQDFFFSHFPLFESHMNKLKYAIEKAMISCRKIAESSQRVQVYISRVMDALGEFRITIWNLYSVPRIAEPVWLNMMSNTLEKNQLCQRFLKEFTFLIEQINKNQFFAALLTAVLTYHLAWVPTVMPVDHPPIKAFSEKRTSQFVNMLAKSHPYNPLWAQLGDLYGAIGSPVRLTRTVIVGKRKELVQRLLYVLTYFIRCSELQENQLTWSEMLGEGEQVLNGSKITTALEKGEVEESDYVVVTVKNEPALVPPILPPKSDGGKNNSIAGWVHNPEGTCTTPDSSKEKKEAIGKVSQNSAIAVDGLTSTLHNGAADGRKRTVTDTGAGSYHFEEQSKLENLMDIRKNKNQTERKVEKQLSSRSSALPCPERSGHRSSQLEKVTFRIGSSASPESDFETQRREMEENLKAFRKNPEVVVHCASSSTDLTVDVSQNQKESCEAAFLPFSKPSICYAQIPPCEGKERMLNQHMETKGTEMNLGNTVSGEPLLSTGNIETVTLPSLKETRTLCSGNLESYSPDCVEVGSAVRKESPKVSAKDIPYGDAGRKTPFRVEGDIPRNESSDSALGASDEEGDCIPDEVHHDNVSKRLEEFAEVELPLPRSNTISSQCVKNFGRSLLGGYCHTYVPDLVLHGVNNDEKLKQCLLADLLHAIHHPVLDEPIAEAVCIIADTDKWNVQVATSQRKMMDNVKLGKDVLVSSQVSSLLQSILQLYKLNLPADFCIMHLEDRLQEMYLKSKMLSEYLRGHTRVHVKELGIVLGIESNDLPLLAAIASTHSPYVAQILL; encoded by the exons AAAATGGCAGAGGATGCTCCTGTAAAGACTTCTGTCAAGAACTGCCAAGCAGGCAATGGGAACAATATTTCTTCCCATAGCCCCTCGATAAGCTGTATGCAAAATATCAAAGAGCAAATACCGAAGTATCAG TACACTAGACCAGCCTCTGATGTCAACATGCTGGGAGAAATGATGTTTGGCTCGGTGGCAATGAGTTACAAAGGCTCCACCTTGAAAATCCACTACATACG CTCTCCCCCACAACTGATGATAAGTAAAGTCTTCTCAGCCAGGGTAGGAAGCTTCAGTGGAAGCAACAATAA cTTACAAGATAGCTTTGAATATATCAACCAAGATTCCAGCTTGGGAAAGCTGAGCTCTAATCAGAATGGTTTGGGAACCTGTCGCAGTGGAAGTAATTTAG GTGTGTTACAGCTGTGTAGCAGCAAACTGCTGCAGGGTGTGTCTGAAGGAGGTCCCCTCCGCCTCATCCGCAgtgcttctttctttgcag CACACAGTACACCTGTTGATATGCCCAGCAGAGGACAAAATGAGGACAGAGACAGTGGCATTGCTCGGTCAG catctctcagcagtcttctGGTCACTCCTTTTCCATCTCCAAGctcttcatcatcatcttctAGCAGCTATCAACGTCGCTGGCTCCGAAGTCAGACAACTAGTTTAGAGAACGGAATTATTCCAAGGTG GTCCACTGAAGAAATGTTCAGTATGGCTGATGAAAGCTGTAGCTCCAATCCTGCAATGGTCcggaggaaaaaaattgcaatcaGCATAATCTTCTCTCTGCCTGAAAAAGAAGAAGCACAGAGAAACTtccaggatttctttttctctcactttccGCTTTTTGAATCCCACATGAACAAGCTGAAGTATGCAATAGAAAAG GCCATGATCTCATGTAGAAAAATAGCAGAATCCAGCCAAAGAGTGCAGGTTTATATCAGCCGAGTCATGGATGCCCTGGGAGAATTCAG AATTACCATCTGGAACCTATATTCTGTTCCAAGGATTGCAGAGCCTGTGTGGCTTAATATGATGTCCAATACCCTGGAAAAGAACCAGCTATGCCAGCGTTTTCTTAAAGAATTTACCTTTCTGATAGAACAGATCAACAAAAACCA gttctttgctgctttgttAACTGCGGTGCTGACGTATCATCTGGCTTGGGTGCCAACAGTAATGCCAGTTGACCATCCTCCCATAAAAGCCTTCTCTGAGAAGCGCACATCACAGTTTGTGAACATGCTGGCAAAATCACATCCATATAACCCTCTCTGGGCACAGCTTG GTGATCTCTATGGTGCCATAGGCTCTCCGGTTAGATTGACTCGAACTGTTATTGTTGGAAAACGTAAAGAGTTGGTGCAGCGCTTGCTGTATGTCCTAACTTACTTCATTAGGTGCTCTGAGCTACAAGAAAATCAGCTGACTTGGAGTGAAATGCTTGGGGAAGGAGAACAAGTGCTAAATGGAAGCAAGATCACAACTGCACTAGAAAAGGGAGAGGTAGAGGAGTCTGATTATGTGGTGGTCACTGTCAAAAATGAACCTGCTCTTGTGCCTCCGATCCTACCTCCTAAGAGTGATGGAGGTAAGAACAACAGTATTGCAGGGTGGGTACATAACCCAGAAGGCACTTGCACTACGCCAgattcttcaaaagaaaagaaagaagcaatagGAAAAGTCAGTCAGAACTCTGCCATAGCTGTCGATGGTCTAACTAGCACTTTGCATAATGGAGCAGCTGATGGTAGGAAAAGAACTGTCACTGATACAGGGGCTGGATCCTACCACTTTGAAGAGCAATCAAAGTTGGAGAATTTAATGGATATAAGGAAGAACAAGAACCAGACTGAAAGGAAAGTGGAAAAGCAGTTGTCTAGCAGGTCATCTGCTTTACCTTGTCCTGAAAGGTCTGGCCACAGGAGTTCCCAACTGGAAAAGGTCACCTTTCGGATCGGAAGTTCTGCGTCACCAGAGTCAGACTTTGAAACTCAAAggagagaaatggaagagaatCTGAAGGCATTTAGAAAAAATCCAGAGGTGGTAGTACATTGTGCCTCAAGTTCCACAGATCTGACTGTGGATGTTTCCCAGAATCAAAAAGAAAGTTGCGAAGCTGCCTTTTTGCCCTTCAGTAAACCCAGTATTTGTTATGCACAGATTCCACCTTGTGAGGGGAAGGAGCGTATGCTTAACCAACATATGGAAACTAAAGGAACTGAAATGAATTTAGGGAACACAGTATCTGGTGAACCACTTTTGTCCACTGGTAACATAGAAACTGTAACATTGCCAAGCTTGAAAGAAACTAGAACTTTATGCTCTGGCAATCTGGAGAGCTATTCACCTGACTGTGTGGAAGTAGGTTCTGCTGTCAGAAAGGAGTCCCCTAAAGTAAGTGCTAAAGATATCCCCTATGGGGATGCTGGAAGGAAAACCCCCTTCAGAGTTGAAGGGGACATTCCAAGGAATGAGAGTTCAGACAGTGCTCTTGGAGCCAGCGATGAAGAAGGTGATTGTATTCCTGATGAAGTTCATCATGATAATGTCAGCAAAAGACTCGAAGAGTTTGCGGAAGTGGAGCTTCCTTTACCAAG gtCAAACACAATCAGCAGTCAGTGTGTGAAAAACTTTGGAAGATCGCTTCTGGGTGGCTACTGTCACACATATGTGCCTGATCTAGTGCTGCATGGAGTAAATAATGATGAAAAACTCAAGCAGTGTCTACTAGCAGACCTCCTTCATGCGATACAT CATCCAGTGCTAGATGAACCCATAGCAGAAGCTGTCTGCATTATTGCAGACACAGATAAATGGAACGTACAAGTAGCTACCAGCCAGAGAAAAATGATGGACAATGTGAAGTTAGGCAAGGATGTCTTGGTCTCGAGTCAAGTATCCAGTTTACTGCAGTCTATTTTACAGCTTTATAAACTCAATCTCCCAGCTGACTTT TGCATAATGCATCTTGAGGATAGACTACAAGAGATGTAtctcaaaagcaaaatgctttcagaatatCTGCGAGGACACACAAGAGTGCATGTAAAAGAACTAGGAATTGTATTGGG gaTTGAATCCAATGACTTGCCTTTGTTGGCTGCTATAGCAAGTACTCATTCTCCATATGTTGCTCAAATACTCttataa
- the FNIP2 gene encoding folliculin-interacting protein 2 isoform X4, with translation MAPTLLQKLFHKRGGGGGAAAPGGREGPAFSWSSSEFDLKEIRLIVYQDCERRGRQVLFDSTAVRKIDEAVIQKMAEDAPVKTSVKNCQAGNGNNISSHSPSISCMQNIKEQIPKYQYTRPASDVNMLGEMMFGSVAMSYKGSTLKIHYIRSPPQLMISKVFSARVGSFSGSNNNLQDSFEYINQDSSLGKLSSNQNGLGTCRSGSNLGVLQLCSSKLLQGVSEGGPLRLIRSASFFAAHSTPVDMPSRGQNEDRDSGIARSASLSSLLVTPFPSPSSSSSSSSSYQRRWLRSQTTSLENGIIPRWSTEEMFSMADESCSSNPAMVRRKKIAISIIFSLPEKEEAQRNFQDFFFSHFPLFESHMNKLKYAIEKAMISCRKIAESSQRVQVYISRVMDALGEFRITIWNLYSVPRIAEPVWLNMMSNTLEKNQLCQRFLKEFTFLIEQINKNQFFAALLTAVLTYHLAWVPTVMPVDHPPIKAFSEKRTSQFVNMLAKSHPYNPLWAQLGDLYGAIGSPVRLTRTVIVGKRKELVQRLLYVLTYFIRCSELQENQLTWSEMLGEGEQVLNGSKITTALEKGEVEESDYVVVTVKNEPALVPPILPPKSDGGKNNSIAGWVHNPEGTCTTPDSSKEKKEAIGKVSQNSAIAVDGLTSTLHNGAADGRKRTVTDTGAGSYHFEEQSKLENLMDIRKNKNQTERKVEKQLSSRSSALPCPERSGHRSSQLEKVTFRIGSSASPESDFETQRREMEENLKAFRKNPEVVVHCASSSTDLTVDVSQNQKESCEAAFLPFSKPSICYAQIPPCEGKERMLNQHMETKGTEMNLGNTVSGEPLLSTGNIETVTLPSLKETRTLCSGNLESYSPDCVEVGSAVRKESPKVSAKDIPYGDAGRKTPFRVEGDIPRNESSDSALGASDEEGDCIPDEVHHDNVSKRLEEFAEVELPLPRSNTISSQCVKNFGRSLLGGYCHTYVPDLVLHGVNNDEKLKQCLLADLLHAIHHPVLDEPIAEAVCIIADTDKWNVQVATSQRKMMDNVKLGKDVLVSSQVSSLLQSILQLYKLNLPADFCIMHLEDRLQEMYLKSKMLSEYLRGHTRVHVKELGIVLGIESNDLPLLAAIASTHSPYVAQILL, from the exons AAAATGGCAGAGGATGCTCCTGTAAAGACTTCTGTCAAGAACTGCCAAGCAGGCAATGGGAACAATATTTCTTCCCATAGCCCCTCGATAAGCTGTATGCAAAATATCAAAGAGCAAATACCGAAGTATCAG TACACTAGACCAGCCTCTGATGTCAACATGCTGGGAGAAATGATGTTTGGCTCGGTGGCAATGAGTTACAAAGGCTCCACCTTGAAAATCCACTACATACG CTCTCCCCCACAACTGATGATAAGTAAAGTCTTCTCAGCCAGGGTAGGAAGCTTCAGTGGAAGCAACAATAA cTTACAAGATAGCTTTGAATATATCAACCAAGATTCCAGCTTGGGAAAGCTGAGCTCTAATCAGAATGGTTTGGGAACCTGTCGCAGTGGAAGTAATTTAG GTGTGTTACAGCTGTGTAGCAGCAAACTGCTGCAGGGTGTGTCTGAAGGAGGTCCCCTCCGCCTCATCCGCAgtgcttctttctttgcag CACACAGTACACCTGTTGATATGCCCAGCAGAGGACAAAATGAGGACAGAGACAGTGGCATTGCTCGGTCAG catctctcagcagtcttctGGTCACTCCTTTTCCATCTCCAAGctcttcatcatcatcttctAGCAGCTATCAACGTCGCTGGCTCCGAAGTCAGACAACTAGTTTAGAGAACGGAATTATTCCAAGGTG GTCCACTGAAGAAATGTTCAGTATGGCTGATGAAAGCTGTAGCTCCAATCCTGCAATGGTCcggaggaaaaaaattgcaatcaGCATAATCTTCTCTCTGCCTGAAAAAGAAGAAGCACAGAGAAACTtccaggatttctttttctctcactttccGCTTTTTGAATCCCACATGAACAAGCTGAAGTATGCAATAGAAAAG GCCATGATCTCATGTAGAAAAATAGCAGAATCCAGCCAAAGAGTGCAGGTTTATATCAGCCGAGTCATGGATGCCCTGGGAGAATTCAG AATTACCATCTGGAACCTATATTCTGTTCCAAGGATTGCAGAGCCTGTGTGGCTTAATATGATGTCCAATACCCTGGAAAAGAACCAGCTATGCCAGCGTTTTCTTAAAGAATTTACCTTTCTGATAGAACAGATCAACAAAAACCA gttctttgctgctttgttAACTGCGGTGCTGACGTATCATCTGGCTTGGGTGCCAACAGTAATGCCAGTTGACCATCCTCCCATAAAAGCCTTCTCTGAGAAGCGCACATCACAGTTTGTGAACATGCTGGCAAAATCACATCCATATAACCCTCTCTGGGCACAGCTTG GTGATCTCTATGGTGCCATAGGCTCTCCGGTTAGATTGACTCGAACTGTTATTGTTGGAAAACGTAAAGAGTTGGTGCAGCGCTTGCTGTATGTCCTAACTTACTTCATTAGGTGCTCTGAGCTACAAGAAAATCAGCTGACTTGGAGTGAAATGCTTGGGGAAGGAGAACAAGTGCTAAATGGAAGCAAGATCACAACTGCACTAGAAAAGGGAGAGGTAGAGGAGTCTGATTATGTGGTGGTCACTGTCAAAAATGAACCTGCTCTTGTGCCTCCGATCCTACCTCCTAAGAGTGATGGAGGTAAGAACAACAGTATTGCAGGGTGGGTACATAACCCAGAAGGCACTTGCACTACGCCAgattcttcaaaagaaaagaaagaagcaatagGAAAAGTCAGTCAGAACTCTGCCATAGCTGTCGATGGTCTAACTAGCACTTTGCATAATGGAGCAGCTGATGGTAGGAAAAGAACTGTCACTGATACAGGGGCTGGATCCTACCACTTTGAAGAGCAATCAAAGTTGGAGAATTTAATGGATATAAGGAAGAACAAGAACCAGACTGAAAGGAAAGTGGAAAAGCAGTTGTCTAGCAGGTCATCTGCTTTACCTTGTCCTGAAAGGTCTGGCCACAGGAGTTCCCAACTGGAAAAGGTCACCTTTCGGATCGGAAGTTCTGCGTCACCAGAGTCAGACTTTGAAACTCAAAggagagaaatggaagagaatCTGAAGGCATTTAGAAAAAATCCAGAGGTGGTAGTACATTGTGCCTCAAGTTCCACAGATCTGACTGTGGATGTTTCCCAGAATCAAAAAGAAAGTTGCGAAGCTGCCTTTTTGCCCTTCAGTAAACCCAGTATTTGTTATGCACAGATTCCACCTTGTGAGGGGAAGGAGCGTATGCTTAACCAACATATGGAAACTAAAGGAACTGAAATGAATTTAGGGAACACAGTATCTGGTGAACCACTTTTGTCCACTGGTAACATAGAAACTGTAACATTGCCAAGCTTGAAAGAAACTAGAACTTTATGCTCTGGCAATCTGGAGAGCTATTCACCTGACTGTGTGGAAGTAGGTTCTGCTGTCAGAAAGGAGTCCCCTAAAGTAAGTGCTAAAGATATCCCCTATGGGGATGCTGGAAGGAAAACCCCCTTCAGAGTTGAAGGGGACATTCCAAGGAATGAGAGTTCAGACAGTGCTCTTGGAGCCAGCGATGAAGAAGGTGATTGTATTCCTGATGAAGTTCATCATGATAATGTCAGCAAAAGACTCGAAGAGTTTGCGGAAGTGGAGCTTCCTTTACCAAG gtCAAACACAATCAGCAGTCAGTGTGTGAAAAACTTTGGAAGATCGCTTCTGGGTGGCTACTGTCACACATATGTGCCTGATCTAGTGCTGCATGGAGTAAATAATGATGAAAAACTCAAGCAGTGTCTACTAGCAGACCTCCTTCATGCGATACAT CATCCAGTGCTAGATGAACCCATAGCAGAAGCTGTCTGCATTATTGCAGACACAGATAAATGGAACGTACAAGTAGCTACCAGCCAGAGAAAAATGATGGACAATGTGAAGTTAGGCAAGGATGTCTTGGTCTCGAGTCAAGTATCCAGTTTACTGCAGTCTATTTTACAGCTTTATAAACTCAATCTCCCAGCTGACTTT TGCATAATGCATCTTGAGGATAGACTACAAGAGATGTAtctcaaaagcaaaatgctttcagaatatCTGCGAGGACACACAAGAGTGCATGTAAAAGAACTAGGAATTGTATTGGG gaTTGAATCCAATGACTTGCCTTTGTTGGCTGCTATAGCAAGTACTCATTCTCCATATGTTGCTCAAATACTCttataa
- the FNIP2 gene encoding folliculin-interacting protein 2 isoform X2 translates to MCGGTPKATNGTGGQIERARKNSSDVPLGSNLPCAKLDERIRKSLRDQSVSCVSRVTRLLQNSWSSSEFDLKEIRLIVYQDCERRGRQVLFDSTAVRKIDEAVIQKMAEDAPVKTSVKNCQAGNGNNISSHSPSISCMQNIKEQIPKYQYTRPASDVNMLGEMMFGSVAMSYKGSTLKIHYIRSPPQLMISKVFSARVGSFSGSNNNLQDSFEYINQDSSLGKLSSNQNGLGTCRSGSNLGVLQLCSSKLLQGVSEGGPLRLIRSASFFAAHSTPVDMPSRGQNEDRDSGIARSASLSSLLVTPFPSPSSSSSSSSSYQRRWLRSQTTSLENGIIPRSTEEMFSMADESCSSNPAMVRRKKIAISIIFSLPEKEEAQRNFQDFFFSHFPLFESHMNKLKYAIEKAMISCRKIAESSQRVQVYISRVMDALGEFRITIWNLYSVPRIAEPVWLNMMSNTLEKNQLCQRFLKEFTFLIEQINKNQFFAALLTAVLTYHLAWVPTVMPVDHPPIKAFSEKRTSQFVNMLAKSHPYNPLWAQLGDLYGAIGSPVRLTRTVIVGKRKELVQRLLYVLTYFIRCSELQENQLTWSEMLGEGEQVLNGSKITTALEKGEVEESDYVVVTVKNEPALVPPILPPKSDGGKNNSIAGWVHNPEGTCTTPDSSKEKKEAIGKVSQNSAIAVDGLTSTLHNGAADGRKRTVTDTGAGSYHFEEQSKLENLMDIRKNKNQTERKVEKQLSSRSSALPCPERSGHRSSQLEKVTFRIGSSASPESDFETQRREMEENLKAFRKNPEVVVHCASSSTDLTVDVSQNQKESCEAAFLPFSKPSICYAQIPPCEGKERMLNQHMETKGTEMNLGNTVSGEPLLSTGNIETVTLPSLKETRTLCSGNLESYSPDCVEVGSAVRKESPKVSAKDIPYGDAGRKTPFRVEGDIPRNESSDSALGASDEEGDCIPDEVHHDNVSKRLEEFAEVELPLPRSNTISSQCVKNFGRSLLGGYCHTYVPDLVLHGVNNDEKLKQCLLADLLHAIHHPVLDEPIAEAVCIIADTDKWNVQVATSQRKMMDNVKLGKDVLVSSQVSSLLQSILQLYKLNLPADFCIMHLEDRLQEMYLKSKMLSEYLRGHTRVHVKELGIVLGIESNDLPLLAAIASTHSPYVAQILL, encoded by the exons AAAATGGCAGAGGATGCTCCTGTAAAGACTTCTGTCAAGAACTGCCAAGCAGGCAATGGGAACAATATTTCTTCCCATAGCCCCTCGATAAGCTGTATGCAAAATATCAAAGAGCAAATACCGAAGTATCAG TACACTAGACCAGCCTCTGATGTCAACATGCTGGGAGAAATGATGTTTGGCTCGGTGGCAATGAGTTACAAAGGCTCCACCTTGAAAATCCACTACATACG CTCTCCCCCACAACTGATGATAAGTAAAGTCTTCTCAGCCAGGGTAGGAAGCTTCAGTGGAAGCAACAATAA cTTACAAGATAGCTTTGAATATATCAACCAAGATTCCAGCTTGGGAAAGCTGAGCTCTAATCAGAATGGTTTGGGAACCTGTCGCAGTGGAAGTAATTTAG GTGTGTTACAGCTGTGTAGCAGCAAACTGCTGCAGGGTGTGTCTGAAGGAGGTCCCCTCCGCCTCATCCGCAgtgcttctttctttgcag CACACAGTACACCTGTTGATATGCCCAGCAGAGGACAAAATGAGGACAGAGACAGTGGCATTGCTCGGTCAG catctctcagcagtcttctGGTCACTCCTTTTCCATCTCCAAGctcttcatcatcatcttctAGCAGCTATCAACGTCGCTGGCTCCGAAGTCAGACAACTAGTTTAGAGAACGGAATTATTCCAAG GTCCACTGAAGAAATGTTCAGTATGGCTGATGAAAGCTGTAGCTCCAATCCTGCAATGGTCcggaggaaaaaaattgcaatcaGCATAATCTTCTCTCTGCCTGAAAAAGAAGAAGCACAGAGAAACTtccaggatttctttttctctcactttccGCTTTTTGAATCCCACATGAACAAGCTGAAGTATGCAATAGAAAAG GCCATGATCTCATGTAGAAAAATAGCAGAATCCAGCCAAAGAGTGCAGGTTTATATCAGCCGAGTCATGGATGCCCTGGGAGAATTCAG AATTACCATCTGGAACCTATATTCTGTTCCAAGGATTGCAGAGCCTGTGTGGCTTAATATGATGTCCAATACCCTGGAAAAGAACCAGCTATGCCAGCGTTTTCTTAAAGAATTTACCTTTCTGATAGAACAGATCAACAAAAACCA gttctttgctgctttgttAACTGCGGTGCTGACGTATCATCTGGCTTGGGTGCCAACAGTAATGCCAGTTGACCATCCTCCCATAAAAGCCTTCTCTGAGAAGCGCACATCACAGTTTGTGAACATGCTGGCAAAATCACATCCATATAACCCTCTCTGGGCACAGCTTG GTGATCTCTATGGTGCCATAGGCTCTCCGGTTAGATTGACTCGAACTGTTATTGTTGGAAAACGTAAAGAGTTGGTGCAGCGCTTGCTGTATGTCCTAACTTACTTCATTAGGTGCTCTGAGCTACAAGAAAATCAGCTGACTTGGAGTGAAATGCTTGGGGAAGGAGAACAAGTGCTAAATGGAAGCAAGATCACAACTGCACTAGAAAAGGGAGAGGTAGAGGAGTCTGATTATGTGGTGGTCACTGTCAAAAATGAACCTGCTCTTGTGCCTCCGATCCTACCTCCTAAGAGTGATGGAGGTAAGAACAACAGTATTGCAGGGTGGGTACATAACCCAGAAGGCACTTGCACTACGCCAgattcttcaaaagaaaagaaagaagcaatagGAAAAGTCAGTCAGAACTCTGCCATAGCTGTCGATGGTCTAACTAGCACTTTGCATAATGGAGCAGCTGATGGTAGGAAAAGAACTGTCACTGATACAGGGGCTGGATCCTACCACTTTGAAGAGCAATCAAAGTTGGAGAATTTAATGGATATAAGGAAGAACAAGAACCAGACTGAAAGGAAAGTGGAAAAGCAGTTGTCTAGCAGGTCATCTGCTTTACCTTGTCCTGAAAGGTCTGGCCACAGGAGTTCCCAACTGGAAAAGGTCACCTTTCGGATCGGAAGTTCTGCGTCACCAGAGTCAGACTTTGAAACTCAAAggagagaaatggaagagaatCTGAAGGCATTTAGAAAAAATCCAGAGGTGGTAGTACATTGTGCCTCAAGTTCCACAGATCTGACTGTGGATGTTTCCCAGAATCAAAAAGAAAGTTGCGAAGCTGCCTTTTTGCCCTTCAGTAAACCCAGTATTTGTTATGCACAGATTCCACCTTGTGAGGGGAAGGAGCGTATGCTTAACCAACATATGGAAACTAAAGGAACTGAAATGAATTTAGGGAACACAGTATCTGGTGAACCACTTTTGTCCACTGGTAACATAGAAACTGTAACATTGCCAAGCTTGAAAGAAACTAGAACTTTATGCTCTGGCAATCTGGAGAGCTATTCACCTGACTGTGTGGAAGTAGGTTCTGCTGTCAGAAAGGAGTCCCCTAAAGTAAGTGCTAAAGATATCCCCTATGGGGATGCTGGAAGGAAAACCCCCTTCAGAGTTGAAGGGGACATTCCAAGGAATGAGAGTTCAGACAGTGCTCTTGGAGCCAGCGATGAAGAAGGTGATTGTATTCCTGATGAAGTTCATCATGATAATGTCAGCAAAAGACTCGAAGAGTTTGCGGAAGTGGAGCTTCCTTTACCAAG gtCAAACACAATCAGCAGTCAGTGTGTGAAAAACTTTGGAAGATCGCTTCTGGGTGGCTACTGTCACACATATGTGCCTGATCTAGTGCTGCATGGAGTAAATAATGATGAAAAACTCAAGCAGTGTCTACTAGCAGACCTCCTTCATGCGATACAT CATCCAGTGCTAGATGAACCCATAGCAGAAGCTGTCTGCATTATTGCAGACACAGATAAATGGAACGTACAAGTAGCTACCAGCCAGAGAAAAATGATGGACAATGTGAAGTTAGGCAAGGATGTCTTGGTCTCGAGTCAAGTATCCAGTTTACTGCAGTCTATTTTACAGCTTTATAAACTCAATCTCCCAGCTGACTTT TGCATAATGCATCTTGAGGATAGACTACAAGAGATGTAtctcaaaagcaaaatgctttcagaatatCTGCGAGGACACACAAGAGTGCATGTAAAAGAACTAGGAATTGTATTGGG gaTTGAATCCAATGACTTGCCTTTGTTGGCTGCTATAGCAAGTACTCATTCTCCATATGTTGCTCAAATACTCttataa